The genomic window AAATTTGCATTATGACTCTTGCGACTCGCTTTTGTACCTCCTGCATCTACCGTAACTATATCAAACTCAATGGTTTGTAGTATTAAACCCTTATTTGTTTGATGTGCTTGTACAGGTAAAAATTGCGGTTGAGATAAAGGTTGAACAGGTGATGATGGCGGTTGAGGAACAGATAAAATTGTTGTTTTAGCTTTAGTATTATTCAAATCTTGTAAAACTTCTGCTGCTGATTGATATCTTTCTCTAGGTAAATGTTTGAGTAACTTATCTAAAATTTGCCCTAAATTATCACTAACACTAATGCCTTTTTCTTGTGAAATATCTCGCCATAACCACTGAGCATTATAGACATCATAAAGACGATCAAATAAATTACCGGAGGCATCTTGTCCAGCTAAACATTGAGTTAACAGCCGCGCACAAGTTGCACCCAACGCATATAAATCACTAGCCGGAGATGCAAAACCTGACATTTGTTCACTCGGTGCATAACCAACGGTAAAAATTCCTGTAGCTTGTCTGGCTAGGCTGGTTTGGGTGACTTGTTTTGCTCCACCAAAGTCAATTAATACTAGTTTGCCATCACTCTGGCGGCGCATGATATTTTCTGGTTTAATATCTCGGTGGATAACATTGCGATCGTGGATAAATTGCAGAATGGGTAATAAATCAGCAAGGACTTGGCGAATATGTTCTTCTGTAAAAGTTTGTTGTCGCAGTTCTGTTAATAAAGTCTGTCCTTGGATAAATTCTTGGACTAAATACAAGCTTGATCCTTGTTCAAAGTAAGCCATAAGCCTGGGAATTTGGGAGTGATTTTCTCCCAGTTCATACAGGCGTTTTGCTTCTTGTTTGAATAATTCTGCTGCTTTGGCGAGTGCAGCCGTTCCTTGGACTTGAGGAAAAAATTGTTTGATGACACAAGGATCATCAAATCTAGTTATGTCTTGGGCTGCGTAAGTTTTGCCAAATCCGCCTTCTCCTAGTAGACTCAAAACACGGTAGCGGTTGACGAGTAGGTTGCTGAAGTTGCTGTGTCCGCAAGTCAGGCAAAATTTGTTACCGTCTGGGTTGAAGGGGTTGGAGCAATTAGGATTTTGGCAGATTTGCATAACTTAGAGTTACAGCAAGTTTATTGTGAATAGTATACTAATTTCCCTGCCAAACTTAAGTGTGTCATGAGGAAATCAGGACTAAAGTCCTTACTACAAACCAATAAGTATATTTTCTAAACCATACTGGAAGATTGATTTTTACTACGTTAACGTATATATTGCTTCCCATCTTTTGCCGCTAAAGTCCTTGTATCCCAATGCGGTTTGATATTTTTACTATGTCTACCCAAACAATCGAAAGCATATACACCGATGGTGCTTGCACCGGTAATCCTGGCCCTGGAGGCTGGGGTGTTGTTGTCTATTTCAGTGATGGCTCAATTCATGAAATGGGTGATGCCGCCAGTCATACTACGAATAATAAGATGGAAATGCAGGCTGCGATCGCCGCTTTACAATTTCTCCAGTCCTCTCGACAAACTGAACCTATCACCCTCTATACCGATAGCGAATACTTGATTAATTGCGTAACTAAATGGGTGAAAGGCTGGAAGCGAAAAGGCTGGAAAAAGGCAGATGGAAAACCAGTTCAAAATCAAGACTTGCTAGAAACTCTCGATGAACTCAATAGCAAACAGGTTAACTGGCATCATGTGCGCGGTCATTCTGGTAACGTAGGTAACGAACGTTGTGATGTAATTGCTCGCAGCTTTGCCACTGGCAAAATCCCATCTCTACAACAATTATCTAATTCTAATGCTTACAAATCTTTACCTAATAACAGTGAAAATATTGTATCAAAAGTACCTAATCATGTTACAACCTCTACAATAGTTAACAAAAAGACACAAGAAATCTCTACTTCCGCATCAAACATAATTGCTATGGAACTACCTACCGCACACGCTGCGGCTACAGTCGAAGAACAGCCACCTGAACAAAGGGTTGAACAACTCCGTAACTTAGTTGAAACTCTACGTATTGCTGACGAAATTGCCGCTAAAGGCTACCTGATTACCAGTTCTGAATTAGCTTACTTGATGGATGTCCATGCTAGTGCTGTCACCAGTCGAGGAGACCAATGGCGATGGCGAAATTGGATAGTCTCAAGGGTACGACGGGAAGGAAATCAAATTCTCTGGGAACTAGAAAGAGGCGATCGCCTGGGAGGTGAAGAAGAGTAATGAGTGCTGAGTAATGAGTAATGAGTGCTGAGTAAGCTAGTCAGCTAGTTAGGAGTGTTGAGTTTTCAAGCAAGAACTGTTCAAGAATCAGAACTCAACACATATTTTTTTGACGTTCTCACCGCCCTAAAAGTGCGGTGATTCTAAAAATCAGTTTTAAAATTTTAAAAAAATACAATATTCTCTCGAATATTATTTTTTTGTATTTTGATATACAATATTTATTAAATTTAGATTAAGATATTATTTACACAAATTTAATAACAGTTTCATTTACGGGCTATGAATACAGCTAAAACTGCTTTATATCCCTTAGATACTCTAATATTTACTTTCACTGAGCATTCTGTCAGTGGTATTGTGAGGAAACCGTCCAATTATTCAAAACTTTGATAGTTCGGAATTTATGGCGCATAGGCAATACCAACGAATTACTCCAACCGTCAAAACAAGGCGTAGTTGGTGTTATTGCTCAGTTGTGTAGGCGATCGCGTTTTGCCCACCGTAGCTAAATCGCATCGGAAATTGCTATAAATTTAATTTTATTAAGAAACATCAAGATTTTGGCAAACTAGAGTATATGCCTAATCAAATATCTACTCAAACCTTGTCTACTCAAACTCCTAGTTTATTCCTCACCCTCGCCATTGCCCCAGCAAAAGTGATGCGTGGGGTGAATGTATTGCCGTCAGCAGCCTTAGAAATTGCCAAACTTGGCTCTCGTCCCTTAATTGTGGCAGGAAATAGCACCCTGGCTATTGTTCAGGAGAGTTTGCAGCCGATTTTAGAACACCAAAATCTGCACGTTACCCCAGTCTCCTATGGTGCTGACTGTTCGGAAGCTAGCTTAAAATCTCTGAGGAAGGCAGCGAAAGAACATAAAGCCGATGTGATTATCGGTGTTGGTGGCGGTAAAGCTTTAGATACAGCTAAATTAGTTGCACATCAGTTGCAGTTACCTGTCGCCACGATTCCCACGTCGGCGGCTACCTGTGCAGCTTGGACGGCTTTATCGAATGTCTATTCTGAGGAAGGGGCATTTCTCTATGATGTGGGTTTGTCTCGCTGTCCCGATTTATTGATACTGGACTACGATTTAGTAAAAACAGCACCACCACATACCTTAGTAGCAGGAATTGGGGATGCGATCGCTAAATGGTACGAAGCTTCAGTTAGTAGTGGGCATTTAGAACAGACTTTAATTATTGCCGCAGTCCAACAGGCGCGAGTTTTGCGGGATATTTTATTACAAAAGTCAGCCGCAGCCTTGGAAAATCCAGGCAGTGAAGTATGGCAAGAAGTTGTTGATGCTACTGTCTTACTAGCTGGTGTCATTGGCGGCTTGGGTGGGGCGCAGTGTCGCACCGTTGCCGCCCATGCAGTCCATAATGGTCTAACTCACATTGCTGGACACAGTAGCATCCACGGCGAAAAAGTCGCCTACGGTATTTTAGTGCAGCTGCGTTTAGAAGAAATGGTACAAGGCAACCAACTGGCAGCCGCTTCTAGACAACAATTGTTGAAATTCTATGCAGAGATTGGACTACCACAAAAATTAGCTGATTTGGGTTTGGGTAATATCACCCTCGGCGAGTTACAAACAGCCGCCGAAATTTCTTTAGCACCCGAATCTGACATTCATCGACTACCATTTAAAGTTGCATTGGAACAATTGATGGCGGCGATGGTTTCTACTACTGCACCAACAGATAATAGAGACTTAGTTAATCGTGTCTCCACCAGGGAAACAAGTGATGAAATAATGACTAATTCGTAATACTCTCTTCTGACAAGCAACAAGCAGAACTACAAATTACTTTGACTGCTGAAAGCTAGTAAAAATAATTTTGAATTTTGAATTTTGAATTTTGAATTCCCCGAAGGGGTTGACGAGGTTGAGGAATGAGTTTGGATTGGATTACCCCAGCAGATCGGATACAGCAACTACCACCTTATGTATTTGCCCGTCTCGATGAGTTAAAAGCTAAGGCTAGAGAACAAGGAATTGATTTAATTGATTTAGGGATGGGCAATCCCGATGGCGCGACACCACAACCAGTGGTAGAAGCAGCTATCAAGGCTTTGCAAGATCCCGCCAATCACGGTTATCCCCCCTTTGAAGGTACGGCCAGTTTTCGCCGTGCTATTACCAATTGGTATAAACGTCGCTATGGTGTGGTATTAGATCCTGATAGTGAAGCATTGCCTCTATTGGGTTCTAAAGAAGGATTAACTCATCTAGCGATCGCATATATTAATCCTGGTGATGTGGTACTAGTGCCTTCCCCCGCCTATCCTGCCCATTTTCGCGGGCCAGTGATTGCTGGCGGTAAAGTCCACAGCTTGATTTTGAAGCCTGAGAATAATTGGTTAATTGATTTAGCCGCCATTCCTGAAGACGTTGCTAGACAAGCTAAGATACTGTATTTTAACTATCCCAGCAACCCCACAGCCGCCACCGCACCCCGCGAATTTTTTGAGGAAATCGTGGCGTTTGCGAGAAAGTATGAAATTCTCTTAGTACATGACTTGTGTTATGCCGAGTTAGCTTTTGATGGTTATCAACCCACTAGCTTACTAGAAATTCCTGGGGCAAAAGATATTGGTGTAGAGTTCCATACCTTATCTAAAACCTATAATATGGCTGGTTGGCGTGTCGGGTTTGTGGTGGGAAATCGCCATGTAATTCAAGGCTTGCGGACACTCAAAACAAACTTAGATTATGGGATTTTTGCCGCCTTACAAACAGCCGCCGAGACAGCCTTACAACTACCTGATATTTACTTACACGAAGTACAACAACGCTACCGCACCCGCCGGGATTTCCTCATTCAAGGGTTAGGACAGTTGGGTTGGGATATCCCCAAAACCAAAGCAACAATGTATTTGTGGGTGAAATGTCCTGTGGGTATGGGTTCAACGGATTTTGCTTTGAACTTGTTGCAGCAGACAGGCGTTGTTGTTACCCCTGGTAATGCCTTTGGCGTTGCTGGTGAAGGGTATGTGCGTATTAGCTTGATTGCAGATTGCGATCGCTTGGGTGAAGCCTTAAATCGCATTCAGCAAGCTGGTATTCGCTATCAAACTGAAGCCGTTATTGCTGGTTCGGAATTAGGAGTGTAAGTATGGCTATACTCCCATAAGGGATACAAAAATCAAAGCAGATAGGAATTGTTGTACATTGCCATCAAGAGCAACTAACAACTAATAACTATAATATGAACTTTCGCGAAGAGTTTAAACTGCTGCTACGCGCTCGCTACCCCTTAATTTATATTCCCACCTATGAAGAGGAACGGGTAGAAGCAGCAATCCGAGAAGAAGCCAACAATCAAGGGAATCGCCCCGTATATACTTGGGATTTTGTCGATGGCTATCAGGGAAACCCCAATGACGAGGGCTTTGGACGGCGTAACCCTCTGCAAGCTTTAGAATTTGTAGAAAAATTACCGGCTTCAGCCCCAGCCGTCTTAATTTTACGAGACTATCATCGGTTTTTAGATGATGTGGCGATCGCTCGTAAACTCCGCAACTTAGCGCGACTTCTCAAGTCTCAACCCAAAAATATTGTTTTATTATCCCCACGGATTGCGATTCCTGATGATTTAACTGAAATTTTAACGGTTGTGGAGTTCCCTTTACCCGCAGCCCCGGAAATTAAAACAGAGATAGAACGCTTACTACAAGCCACGGGTAACTCTCTATCTGGCAAAGTTTTAGATGATTTGGTGCGTTCTTGCCAAGGATTGTCAATGGAGAGGATTCGGCGGGTTTTGGCGAAGGCGATCGCCACCCACGGCGAATTACAACCAGAAGACGTAGATTTAGTTTTGGAGGAAAAACGCCAAACTATCCGCCAAACCCAAATCCTCGACTTTTACCCCGCCACTGAGCAAATTTCTGATATTGGGGGACTAGATAACCTCAAAGATTGGCTATTGCGGCGGGGAGGCTCGTTTACTGAACGGGCGCGTCAGTATGGTTTGCCCCATCCCAGGGGTTTATTATTGGTGGGGATTCAGGGAACAGGGAAATCATTAACAGCTAAAGCGATCGCTCATCACTGGCATTTACCCCTACTCCGGCTAGATGTAGGACGCTTATTTGCTGGTTTAGTCGGTGAATCAGAATCTCGCACTCGCCAAATGATCCAAGTAGCAGAAGCCCTCGCCCCCTGCATTTTGTGGATTGATGAAATTGACAAAGCCTTTTCAGGACTGGGTAGTAAAGGTGATGCAGGAACAACTAGCCGTGTATTTGGTACGTTTATTACCTGGCTAGCGGAAAAAACCTCCCCTGTATTTGTGGTGGCTACCGCTAACGACATCCAAGCCCTACCGCCGGAAATGCTCCGTAAAGGTAGAT from Nostoc sp. UHCC 0870 includes these protein-coding regions:
- a CDS encoding bifunctional serine/threonine-protein kinase/formylglycine-generating enzyme family protein, yielding MQICQNPNCSNPFNPDGNKFCLTCGHSNFSNLLVNRYRVLSLLGEGGFGKTYAAQDITRFDDPCVIKQFFPQVQGTAALAKAAELFKQEAKRLYELGENHSQIPRLMAYFEQGSSLYLVQEFIQGQTLLTELRQQTFTEEHIRQVLADLLPILQFIHDRNVIHRDIKPENIMRRQSDGKLVLIDFGGAKQVTQTSLARQATGIFTVGYAPSEQMSGFASPASDLYALGATCARLLTQCLAGQDASGNLFDRLYDVYNAQWLWRDISQEKGISVSDNLGQILDKLLKHLPRERYQSAAEVLQDLNNTKAKTTILSVPQPPSSPVQPLSQPQFLPVQAHQTNKGLILQTIEFDIVTVDAGGTKASRKSHNANLFVEKLGNFLTLEMVQIPGGICLIGSPLGEGSLNEKPQHQVTIPGFFIGQYEITQAQYQAIMGNNPSTFKDEKRPVERVSWYDAVEFCKKLSQKTGRTYRLPSEAEWEYACRAGTTTSFHFGGTISTALANYNGNFTYAFGAIGKYRQETTPVGSFPPNSFGLYDMHGNVWEWCQDNWHNNYNGAPTDGSAWLISGNNNCLLRGGSWDGKPGICRSAFRDWVEADYCASVIGFRVVLE
- the rnhA gene encoding ribonuclease HI yields the protein MSTQTIESIYTDGACTGNPGPGGWGVVVYFSDGSIHEMGDAASHTTNNKMEMQAAIAALQFLQSSRQTEPITLYTDSEYLINCVTKWVKGWKRKGWKKADGKPVQNQDLLETLDELNSKQVNWHHVRGHSGNVGNERCDVIARSFATGKIPSLQQLSNSNAYKSLPNNSENIVSKVPNHVTTSTIVNKKTQEISTSASNIIAMELPTAHAAATVEEQPPEQRVEQLRNLVETLRIADEIAAKGYLITSSELAYLMDVHASAVTSRGDQWRWRNWIVSRVRREGNQILWELERGDRLGGEEE
- a CDS encoding iron-containing alcohol dehydrogenase family protein, translated to MPNQISTQTLSTQTPSLFLTLAIAPAKVMRGVNVLPSAALEIAKLGSRPLIVAGNSTLAIVQESLQPILEHQNLHVTPVSYGADCSEASLKSLRKAAKEHKADVIIGVGGGKALDTAKLVAHQLQLPVATIPTSAATCAAWTALSNVYSEEGAFLYDVGLSRCPDLLILDYDLVKTAPPHTLVAGIGDAIAKWYEASVSSGHLEQTLIIAAVQQARVLRDILLQKSAAALENPGSEVWQEVVDATVLLAGVIGGLGGAQCRTVAAHAVHNGLTHIAGHSSIHGEKVAYGILVQLRLEEMVQGNQLAAASRQQLLKFYAEIGLPQKLADLGLGNITLGELQTAAEISLAPESDIHRLPFKVALEQLMAAMVSTTAPTDNRDLVNRVSTRETSDEIMTNS
- a CDS encoding aspartate aminotransferase, with the translated sequence MSLDWITPADRIQQLPPYVFARLDELKAKAREQGIDLIDLGMGNPDGATPQPVVEAAIKALQDPANHGYPPFEGTASFRRAITNWYKRRYGVVLDPDSEALPLLGSKEGLTHLAIAYINPGDVVLVPSPAYPAHFRGPVIAGGKVHSLILKPENNWLIDLAAIPEDVARQAKILYFNYPSNPTAATAPREFFEEIVAFARKYEILLVHDLCYAELAFDGYQPTSLLEIPGAKDIGVEFHTLSKTYNMAGWRVGFVVGNRHVIQGLRTLKTNLDYGIFAALQTAAETALQLPDIYLHEVQQRYRTRRDFLIQGLGQLGWDIPKTKATMYLWVKCPVGMGSTDFALNLLQQTGVVVTPGNAFGVAGEGYVRISLIADCDRLGEALNRIQQAGIRYQTEAVIAGSELGV
- a CDS encoding AAA family ATPase is translated as MNFREEFKLLLRARYPLIYIPTYEEERVEAAIREEANNQGNRPVYTWDFVDGYQGNPNDEGFGRRNPLQALEFVEKLPASAPAVLILRDYHRFLDDVAIARKLRNLARLLKSQPKNIVLLSPRIAIPDDLTEILTVVEFPLPAAPEIKTEIERLLQATGNSLSGKVLDDLVRSCQGLSMERIRRVLAKAIATHGELQPEDVDLVLEEKRQTIRQTQILDFYPATEQISDIGGLDNLKDWLLRRGGSFTERARQYGLPHPRGLLLVGIQGTGKSLTAKAIAHHWHLPLLRLDVGRLFAGLVGESESRTRQMIQVAEALAPCILWIDEIDKAFSGLGSKGDAGTTSRVFGTFITWLAEKTSPVFVVATANDIQALPPEMLRKGRFDEIFFVGLPSQDERKAIFNVHLSRLRPHNLKNYDINRLAYETPDFSGAEIEQTLIEAMHLGFSQNRDFTTDDVLEAASQIIPLARTAVEQIQKLQEWAAAGRARLASKQTPLSDTFGKLR